One Prolixibacteraceae bacterium DNA segment encodes these proteins:
- a CDS encoding TetR/AcrR family transcriptional regulator, which produces MQIKKAEQRNNIIEAACQEFYSNGFKGSSMRNIAQNADVSLSNIYNYFKNKDEILIQILKPLMTEITSMLGEHNDSSKLDTTVFYLDSFIEEGADYYMNLVTMYKKELKLLLCDCEGSLYESFREDFIGLQCDIGRAYLKEMKQKYPDINANISSLFVRNISSWFVEILSELVCNDYPLDKMRTFFEEYVLFSTAGWKKIMNI; this is translated from the coding sequence ATGCAGATTAAGAAAGCGGAACAACGAAATAATATTATTGAGGCTGCATGTCAAGAGTTTTATAGTAACGGTTTTAAGGGTAGTTCTATGAGAAATATTGCTCAAAATGCGGATGTGAGTTTGAGTAATATATACAACTATTTTAAAAATAAGGATGAGATTCTCATCCAAATATTAAAGCCCTTAATGACTGAAATTACTTCCATGTTAGGGGAACATAATGATTCAAGTAAGTTAGACACTACCGTATTTTATTTAGACTCTTTTATCGAAGAAGGAGCTGACTATTATATGAATTTGGTGACTATGTATAAGAAGGAACTTAAATTGCTCTTGTGTGATTGTGAAGGCTCATTGTATGAGAGTTTTCGAGAAGATTTTATAGGGTTACAGTGTGATATAGGTCGTGCCTATCTGAAAGAGATGAAACAAAAATATCCTGATATAAATGCAAATATCTCCTCTTTATTTGTTCGAAATATCTCCTCTTGGTTTGTTGAAATACTCTCAGAACTTGTTTGTAATGATTATCCATTGGACAAGATGCGCACATTTTTTGAGGAGTATGTGCTGTTTTCTACTGCAGGTTGGAAAAAGATAATGAATATATAA